A stretch of Castanea sativa cultivar Marrone di Chiusa Pesio chromosome 2, ASM4071231v1 DNA encodes these proteins:
- the LOC142624849 gene encoding uncharacterized protein LOC142624849, which yields MVLVDQGSDAKIMYPDLYKGLRLRPDYLTSYNSPLVGFDGKVVISKGQIKLLVQAGSEVVEVDFTVVDAYSPYTTIVAKPWLHAMGAIPSTLHLKVKYLSGVGLRSYWGANP from the coding sequence ATGGTGCTAGTAGATCAGGGCAGCGATGCGAAaatcatgtaccctgacttgtaTAAGGGGCTAAGATTGAGGCCGGATTACTTAACTAGCTACAACTCCCCTCTAGTGGGTTTCGATGGGAAGGTTGTTATCTCAAAGGGGCAAATTAAACTACTTGTGCAAGCAGGATCAGAAGTGGTGGAGGTAGATTTCACCGTGGTGGATGCCTACTCCCCTTACACTACCATAGTGGCAAAACCCTGGCTTCACGCCATGGGGGCCATTCCTTCCACCCTACACTTAAAAGTGAAGTACCTGTCTGGGGTTGGATTGAGGAGCTACTGGGGAGCCAATCCATGA
- the LOC142624307 gene encoding cullin-1-like isoform X1 produces MMMPERETIPFKQGWELIQKGITKLKNILEGLPEPPFSSEEYMMLYTTIYNMTTQKPPHDYSQLLYNKYRETFEEYITSTVLPSLKEKHDEFMLRELVKRWANHKVMVRWLSRFFHYLDRYFIARRSLPPLNEVGLTCFRDLVYQEFNGKVRDIVISLIDKEREGEQIDRALLRNVLDIFVAIGMGQMDQYENDFEAAMLKDTVAYYSQKASSWILEDSCSDYMLKAEKCLRLEKDGVSLYLHSSSEAKLLEKVQHEFLSVYATQLLEKDDSQCHALVREDKVEDLSRMSGLLFYLSKNKERFRLLFKIPQGIEPVSSIFKQHVTTAVTALVKQAEDAASNKKKDVVDLREQVFVGKVIELHDKYLAYVNDYHTFNKAFKEAFEVFCNKGVAGSSSAELLATFCDNVLKKCGTEKLSDEDIEETLEKVVNLLAYISDKDLFAEFYRKKLARRLLFDMSANDDHERSILMKLKHQCGGQFTSKMEGMITDLTLARENQTSFEEYLGNNSHANPGIDLTVTVLTTGFWPSYKSFDLHLPPELVKCVKVFQEFYQTKTKHRKLTWIYSLGTCNISGKFEPKTTELIVTTYQASALLLFNSSDRLSYSDIMTELNLTDDYVVRILHSLSCAKYQILTKVPNTKTISPTDYFEFNSKFTDKRRRIKIPLPPVDEKKKVIEDVVLDRRYNIDASIVRIMKSRKVLDHQQLVMECVEQLGRMFKPDLKAIKKRIEDLITRDYLERDKKKPNLLRYLA; encoded by the exons ATGATGATGCCTGAGCGAGAGACCATACCCTTCAAACAAGGATGGGAGCTTATTCAGAAGGGGATCACAAAGCTGAAGAACATTCTAGAAGGGTTGCCAGAGCCGCCATTCAGCAGCGAGGAGTACATGATGCTCTACAC AACCATTTATAACATGACTACACAGAAGCCTCCTCATGATTATTCCCAACTGCTCTACAATAAGTACCGGGAAACATTTGAAGAGTACATAACTTCAACG GTATTGCCATCTTTAAAAGAGAAGCATGATGAATTTATGTTGAGAGAGCTTGTAAAAAGGTGGGCAAACCACAAAGTTATGGTGAGATGGCTTTCTCGTTTCTTCCATTATCTTGATCGATATTTTATTGCTCGGAGGTCACTTCCGCCCCTTAATGAAGTTGGACTTACTTGCTTCCGTGATCTG GTCTACCAGGAGTTCAATGGAAAAGTTAGGGATATTGTAATTTCTCTG ATCGATAAAGAACGTGAAGGAGAGCAGATTGATCGAGCTTTATTGAGGAATGTTTTAGATATATTTGTTGCAATTGGAATGGGGCAAATGGATCAGTATGAAAATGATTTTGAAGCAGCGATGCTTAAAGATACTGTTGCTTACTATTCTCAGAAAGCTTCCAGCTGGATTCTAGAAGATTCTTGTTCAGATTATATGCTGAAA GCTGAGAAGTGCTTAAGACTAGAGAAAGATGGGGTTTCTCTTTATTTGCATTCTAGTAGTGAAGCAAAGCTACTGGAG AAAGTTCAACATGAGTTTTTGTCCGTATATGCGACTCAACTTCTTGAAAAAGATGACTCTCAATGCCATGCATTggttagagaagacaag GTGGAAGATTTGTCAAGAATGTCCGggcttcttttttatttgtcaaaaaataaagaaaggttCAGGCTTCTTTTTAAAATACCTCAAGGCATAGAACCTGTTTCCAGCATATTTAAGCAG CATGTCACTACTGCAGTAACAGCCTTGGTCAAACAAGCAGAAGATGCAGCAAGCAACAAGAAG AAGGATGTGGTTGATTTGCGGGAACAG GTTTTTGTCGGAAAAGTGATTGAGCTGCATGACAAATACCTAGCATATGTGAATGATTATCACACTTTTAATAAG GCATTCAAGGAGGCTTTTGAGGTCTTCTGCAACAAGGGTGTTGCTGGAAGCTCAAGTGCAGAACTACTTGCCACTTTTTGTGATAACGTTCTTAAGAAATGTGGAACTGAGAAACTGAGTGATGAAGACATTGAAGAAACACTTGAAAAG GTAGTAAATTTGCTTGCTTATATCAGCGATAAAGACCTGTTTGCTGAATTCTATAG GAAGAAGCTTGCTCGACGGCTTCTTTTTGACATGAGTGCTAATGATGACCATGAGAGGAGTATTTTGATGAAGCTTAAGCATCAATGTGGTGGTCAGTTCACCTCAAAGATGGAGGGAATG atTACGGACTTAACATTGGCTAGGGAAAACCAGACCAGCTTTGAGGAGTATCTTGGTAATAATTCACATGCAAATCCAGGGATTGACTTGACTGTTACTGTTCTGACTACTGGCTTTTGGCCAAGTTACAAGTCTTTTGACCTCCACCTTCCACCAGAGTTG GTCAAGTGTGTCAAAGTTTTCCAGGAGttctatcaaacaaaaacaaagcacaGAAAACTTACGTGGATATACTCTTTGGGTACTTGTAATATCAGTGGGAAATTTGAACCCAAAACTACGGAACTGATTGTGACCACTTATCAG GCTTCGGCCCTGTTGCTTTTCAATTCCTCAGATAGATTGAGTTACTCAGACATCATGACAGAATTAAACTTGACTGATGATTACGTTGTTAGAATTCTCCACTCCTTGTCATGTGCGAAGTACCAGATTCTGACCAAGGTGCCTAACACGAAAACAATATCTCCTACCGATTACTTTGAGTTCAACTCAAAGTTTACCGACAAAAGGAGGAGGATCAAG ATTCCTCTCCCTCCTGTGGATGAGAAGAAGAAAGTAATTGAAGATGTTGTTTTGGACAGACGGTATAACATTGATGCCTCGATTGTGCGCATCATGAAGAGCCGTAAAGTTTTAGACCACCAGCAGCTGGTCATGGAGTGTGTTGAGCAGTTGGGTCGCATGTTCAAG CCCGATTTAAAGGCAATAAAGAAGCGAATTGAAGATCTGATCACACGAGATTATTTGGAAAGAGACAAGAAAAAGCCTAATTTGTTGAGGTACTTGGCATGA
- the LOC142624307 gene encoding cullin-1-like isoform X3 encodes MGAYSEGDHKAEEHSRRVARAAIQQRGVHDALHVLPSLKEKHDEFMLRELVKRWANHKVMVRWLSRFFHYLDRYFIARRSLPPLNEVGLTCFRDLVYQEFNGKVRDIVISLIDKEREGEQIDRALLRNVLDIFVAIGMGQMDQYENDFEAAMLKDTVAYYSQKASSWILEDSCSDYMLKAEKCLRLEKDGVSLYLHSSSEAKLLEKVQHEFLSVYATQLLEKDDSQCHALVREDKVEDLSRMSGLLFYLSKNKERFRLLFKIPQGIEPVSSIFKQHVTTAVTALVKQAEDAASNKKKDVVDLREQVFVGKVIELHDKYLAYVNDYHTFNKAFKEAFEVFCNKGVAGSSSAELLATFCDNVLKKCGTEKLSDEDIEETLEKVVNLLAYISDKDLFAEFYRKKLARRLLFDMSANDDHERSILMKLKHQCGGQFTSKMEGMITDLTLARENQTSFEEYLGNNSHANPGIDLTVTVLTTGFWPSYKSFDLHLPPELVKCVKVFQEFYQTKTKHRKLTWIYSLGTCNISGKFEPKTTELIVTTYQASALLLFNSSDRLSYSDIMTELNLTDDYVVRILHSLSCAKYQILTKVPNTKTISPTDYFEFNSKFTDKRRRIKIPLPPVDEKKKVIEDVVLDRRYNIDASIVRIMKSRKVLDHQQLVMECVEQLGRMFKPDLKAIKKRIEDLITRDYLERDKKKPNLLRYLA; translated from the exons ATGGGAGCTTATTCAGAAGGGGATCACAAAGCTGAAGAACATTCTAGAAGGGTTGCCAGAGCCGCCATTCAGCAGCGAGGAGTACATGATGCTCTACAC GTATTGCCATCTTTAAAAGAGAAGCATGATGAATTTATGTTGAGAGAGCTTGTAAAAAGGTGGGCAAACCACAAAGTTATGGTGAGATGGCTTTCTCGTTTCTTCCATTATCTTGATCGATATTTTATTGCTCGGAGGTCACTTCCGCCCCTTAATGAAGTTGGACTTACTTGCTTCCGTGATCTG GTCTACCAGGAGTTCAATGGAAAAGTTAGGGATATTGTAATTTCTCTG ATCGATAAAGAACGTGAAGGAGAGCAGATTGATCGAGCTTTATTGAGGAATGTTTTAGATATATTTGTTGCAATTGGAATGGGGCAAATGGATCAGTATGAAAATGATTTTGAAGCAGCGATGCTTAAAGATACTGTTGCTTACTATTCTCAGAAAGCTTCCAGCTGGATTCTAGAAGATTCTTGTTCAGATTATATGCTGAAA GCTGAGAAGTGCTTAAGACTAGAGAAAGATGGGGTTTCTCTTTATTTGCATTCTAGTAGTGAAGCAAAGCTACTGGAG AAAGTTCAACATGAGTTTTTGTCCGTATATGCGACTCAACTTCTTGAAAAAGATGACTCTCAATGCCATGCATTggttagagaagacaag GTGGAAGATTTGTCAAGAATGTCCGggcttcttttttatttgtcaaaaaataaagaaaggttCAGGCTTCTTTTTAAAATACCTCAAGGCATAGAACCTGTTTCCAGCATATTTAAGCAG CATGTCACTACTGCAGTAACAGCCTTGGTCAAACAAGCAGAAGATGCAGCAAGCAACAAGAAG AAGGATGTGGTTGATTTGCGGGAACAG GTTTTTGTCGGAAAAGTGATTGAGCTGCATGACAAATACCTAGCATATGTGAATGATTATCACACTTTTAATAAG GCATTCAAGGAGGCTTTTGAGGTCTTCTGCAACAAGGGTGTTGCTGGAAGCTCAAGTGCAGAACTACTTGCCACTTTTTGTGATAACGTTCTTAAGAAATGTGGAACTGAGAAACTGAGTGATGAAGACATTGAAGAAACACTTGAAAAG GTAGTAAATTTGCTTGCTTATATCAGCGATAAAGACCTGTTTGCTGAATTCTATAG GAAGAAGCTTGCTCGACGGCTTCTTTTTGACATGAGTGCTAATGATGACCATGAGAGGAGTATTTTGATGAAGCTTAAGCATCAATGTGGTGGTCAGTTCACCTCAAAGATGGAGGGAATG atTACGGACTTAACATTGGCTAGGGAAAACCAGACCAGCTTTGAGGAGTATCTTGGTAATAATTCACATGCAAATCCAGGGATTGACTTGACTGTTACTGTTCTGACTACTGGCTTTTGGCCAAGTTACAAGTCTTTTGACCTCCACCTTCCACCAGAGTTG GTCAAGTGTGTCAAAGTTTTCCAGGAGttctatcaaacaaaaacaaagcacaGAAAACTTACGTGGATATACTCTTTGGGTACTTGTAATATCAGTGGGAAATTTGAACCCAAAACTACGGAACTGATTGTGACCACTTATCAG GCTTCGGCCCTGTTGCTTTTCAATTCCTCAGATAGATTGAGTTACTCAGACATCATGACAGAATTAAACTTGACTGATGATTACGTTGTTAGAATTCTCCACTCCTTGTCATGTGCGAAGTACCAGATTCTGACCAAGGTGCCTAACACGAAAACAATATCTCCTACCGATTACTTTGAGTTCAACTCAAAGTTTACCGACAAAAGGAGGAGGATCAAG ATTCCTCTCCCTCCTGTGGATGAGAAGAAGAAAGTAATTGAAGATGTTGTTTTGGACAGACGGTATAACATTGATGCCTCGATTGTGCGCATCATGAAGAGCCGTAAAGTTTTAGACCACCAGCAGCTGGTCATGGAGTGTGTTGAGCAGTTGGGTCGCATGTTCAAG CCCGATTTAAAGGCAATAAAGAAGCGAATTGAAGATCTGATCACACGAGATTATTTGGAAAGAGACAAGAAAAAGCCTAATTTGTTGAGGTACTTGGCATGA
- the LOC142624307 gene encoding cullin-1-like isoform X2 — protein MMMPERETIPFKQGWELIQKGITKLKNILEGLPEPPFSSEEYMMLYTTIYNMTTQKPPHDYSQLLYNKYRETFEEYITSTVLPSLKEKHDEFMLRELVKRWANHKVMVRWLSRFFHYLDRYFIARRSLPPLNEVGLTCFRDLVYQEFNGKVRDIVISLIDKEREGEQIDRALLRNVLDIFVAIGMGQMDQYENDFEAAMLKDTVAYYSQKASSWILEDSCSDYMLKAEKCLRLEKDGVSLYLHSSSEAKLLEKVQHEFLSVYATQLLEKDDSQCHALVREDKVEDLSRMSGLLFYLSKNKERFRLLFKIPQGIEPVSSIFKQHVTTAVTALVKQAEDAASNKKDVVDLREQVFVGKVIELHDKYLAYVNDYHTFNKAFKEAFEVFCNKGVAGSSSAELLATFCDNVLKKCGTEKLSDEDIEETLEKVVNLLAYISDKDLFAEFYRKKLARRLLFDMSANDDHERSILMKLKHQCGGQFTSKMEGMITDLTLARENQTSFEEYLGNNSHANPGIDLTVTVLTTGFWPSYKSFDLHLPPELVKCVKVFQEFYQTKTKHRKLTWIYSLGTCNISGKFEPKTTELIVTTYQASALLLFNSSDRLSYSDIMTELNLTDDYVVRILHSLSCAKYQILTKVPNTKTISPTDYFEFNSKFTDKRRRIKIPLPPVDEKKKVIEDVVLDRRYNIDASIVRIMKSRKVLDHQQLVMECVEQLGRMFKPDLKAIKKRIEDLITRDYLERDKKKPNLLRYLA, from the exons ATGATGATGCCTGAGCGAGAGACCATACCCTTCAAACAAGGATGGGAGCTTATTCAGAAGGGGATCACAAAGCTGAAGAACATTCTAGAAGGGTTGCCAGAGCCGCCATTCAGCAGCGAGGAGTACATGATGCTCTACAC AACCATTTATAACATGACTACACAGAAGCCTCCTCATGATTATTCCCAACTGCTCTACAATAAGTACCGGGAAACATTTGAAGAGTACATAACTTCAACG GTATTGCCATCTTTAAAAGAGAAGCATGATGAATTTATGTTGAGAGAGCTTGTAAAAAGGTGGGCAAACCACAAAGTTATGGTGAGATGGCTTTCTCGTTTCTTCCATTATCTTGATCGATATTTTATTGCTCGGAGGTCACTTCCGCCCCTTAATGAAGTTGGACTTACTTGCTTCCGTGATCTG GTCTACCAGGAGTTCAATGGAAAAGTTAGGGATATTGTAATTTCTCTG ATCGATAAAGAACGTGAAGGAGAGCAGATTGATCGAGCTTTATTGAGGAATGTTTTAGATATATTTGTTGCAATTGGAATGGGGCAAATGGATCAGTATGAAAATGATTTTGAAGCAGCGATGCTTAAAGATACTGTTGCTTACTATTCTCAGAAAGCTTCCAGCTGGATTCTAGAAGATTCTTGTTCAGATTATATGCTGAAA GCTGAGAAGTGCTTAAGACTAGAGAAAGATGGGGTTTCTCTTTATTTGCATTCTAGTAGTGAAGCAAAGCTACTGGAG AAAGTTCAACATGAGTTTTTGTCCGTATATGCGACTCAACTTCTTGAAAAAGATGACTCTCAATGCCATGCATTggttagagaagacaag GTGGAAGATTTGTCAAGAATGTCCGggcttcttttttatttgtcaaaaaataaagaaaggttCAGGCTTCTTTTTAAAATACCTCAAGGCATAGAACCTGTTTCCAGCATATTTAAGCAG CATGTCACTACTGCAGTAACAGCCTTGGTCAAACAAGCAGAAGATGCAGCAAGCAACAAGAAG GATGTGGTTGATTTGCGGGAACAG GTTTTTGTCGGAAAAGTGATTGAGCTGCATGACAAATACCTAGCATATGTGAATGATTATCACACTTTTAATAAG GCATTCAAGGAGGCTTTTGAGGTCTTCTGCAACAAGGGTGTTGCTGGAAGCTCAAGTGCAGAACTACTTGCCACTTTTTGTGATAACGTTCTTAAGAAATGTGGAACTGAGAAACTGAGTGATGAAGACATTGAAGAAACACTTGAAAAG GTAGTAAATTTGCTTGCTTATATCAGCGATAAAGACCTGTTTGCTGAATTCTATAG GAAGAAGCTTGCTCGACGGCTTCTTTTTGACATGAGTGCTAATGATGACCATGAGAGGAGTATTTTGATGAAGCTTAAGCATCAATGTGGTGGTCAGTTCACCTCAAAGATGGAGGGAATG atTACGGACTTAACATTGGCTAGGGAAAACCAGACCAGCTTTGAGGAGTATCTTGGTAATAATTCACATGCAAATCCAGGGATTGACTTGACTGTTACTGTTCTGACTACTGGCTTTTGGCCAAGTTACAAGTCTTTTGACCTCCACCTTCCACCAGAGTTG GTCAAGTGTGTCAAAGTTTTCCAGGAGttctatcaaacaaaaacaaagcacaGAAAACTTACGTGGATATACTCTTTGGGTACTTGTAATATCAGTGGGAAATTTGAACCCAAAACTACGGAACTGATTGTGACCACTTATCAG GCTTCGGCCCTGTTGCTTTTCAATTCCTCAGATAGATTGAGTTACTCAGACATCATGACAGAATTAAACTTGACTGATGATTACGTTGTTAGAATTCTCCACTCCTTGTCATGTGCGAAGTACCAGATTCTGACCAAGGTGCCTAACACGAAAACAATATCTCCTACCGATTACTTTGAGTTCAACTCAAAGTTTACCGACAAAAGGAGGAGGATCAAG ATTCCTCTCCCTCCTGTGGATGAGAAGAAGAAAGTAATTGAAGATGTTGTTTTGGACAGACGGTATAACATTGATGCCTCGATTGTGCGCATCATGAAGAGCCGTAAAGTTTTAGACCACCAGCAGCTGGTCATGGAGTGTGTTGAGCAGTTGGGTCGCATGTTCAAG CCCGATTTAAAGGCAATAAAGAAGCGAATTGAAGATCTGATCACACGAGATTATTTGGAAAGAGACAAGAAAAAGCCTAATTTGTTGAGGTACTTGGCATGA